A genomic segment from Polyangium mundeleinium encodes:
- a CDS encoding CcmD family protein, protein MSADQAGQQAPGTAGQGTADDRSTTFRAVEGGNQMQSGEKLLVEAYAVIWIVVLVFVASMFRRQRRLDRRIETLEAALQKARAKSGGD, encoded by the coding sequence ATGTCGGCGGATCAAGCAGGACAACAAGCGCCGGGGACGGCGGGCCAGGGGACGGCCGACGATCGCTCGACGACGTTTCGCGCGGTCGAGGGCGGCAACCAGATGCAGAGCGGCGAGAAGCTGCTCGTCGAGGCGTACGCGGTCATCTGGATCGTGGTCCTCGTGTTCGTCGCGTCGATGTTCCGACGGCAGCGTCGGCTCGACCGGCGGATCGAGACGCTGGAAGCGGCCCTCCAGAAGGCGCGCGCGAAGAGCGGGGGCGACTGA
- a CDS encoding cytochrome c biogenesis protein, whose translation MLALCAAAFLITLQVIFFKAPVESTMGIVQKIFYFHVPIAYSMYVGAAVCFLGSAGYLARGTRGWDALARAGAECAVAMGVLVLVTGALWGAKAWGVYWTWDPRLTTALLSVLIYVAYVVMRAFAGDGDSERKFAAALGVLGAANLPIIHYSVQKWGGNHPKVITSGGGGLKHPDMKLALMLGFLTFTLLAVVLIWTRVRIELAAARLSEAEEEALELGVGEE comes from the coding sequence GTGCTCGCCCTCTGCGCGGCTGCGTTTCTGATCACGCTCCAGGTGATCTTCTTCAAGGCGCCCGTCGAGTCGACGATGGGCATCGTCCAGAAGATCTTCTACTTCCACGTGCCCATCGCGTACTCGATGTACGTCGGGGCCGCCGTGTGTTTCCTCGGTTCGGCGGGGTACCTCGCCCGCGGGACACGCGGCTGGGACGCACTCGCGCGTGCGGGCGCGGAGTGCGCCGTGGCGATGGGCGTGCTCGTGCTCGTGACCGGGGCGCTCTGGGGCGCGAAGGCCTGGGGCGTGTACTGGACCTGGGATCCGCGGCTCACGACGGCGCTGCTCTCGGTGCTGATTTACGTGGCGTACGTGGTCATGCGGGCGTTCGCGGGCGACGGTGATTCGGAGCGGAAGTTCGCGGCGGCGCTCGGGGTGCTCGGCGCGGCGAACCTGCCGATCATCCACTACTCGGTGCAGAAGTGGGGCGGCAACCACCCGAAGGTGATCACGTCGGGCGGCGGCGGGCTCAAGCATCCGGACATGAAGCTCGCGCTCATGCTCGGGTTCTTGACGTTCACGTTGCTCGCGGTGGTGTTGATCTGGACGCGCGTGCGGATCGAGCTCGCAGCGGCGCGGCTGAGTGAGGCCGAAGAAGAGGCGCTCGAGCTCGGCGTGGGTGAGGAGTAG
- a CDS encoding serine/threonine-protein kinase, protein MAPIRPEQAPADVQADVPAFRPGTIVDGRYRVLRLIGGGGNGLVHEVEHVRTGQRLALKSLLDPTTYQRLEQEARATSLLKSPRAVKIVDMGMSPTEGPYLVMELLAGQSLRELLHEAGQLPLELTVNVALQVGECLAEAHTQGIVHRDLKPDNIHLGPGPSPGVYDVKLLDFGIVKIASDAPVPGGSLTRTGSTVGTPYYMSLEQLRNPSGVDGRSDLYSLGVVLYECLTGRKPYDADTIGDLVFALCSGPPTDIARLRPDLPQPVGKAIMRALAPDRDDRQGSVLDLCRELAPFGDRSLSAWMNEPSRPAAPEPPRPSHAGPFGGAPTPSGLRSIPSSEATQAFPLPDGPMPPIDELTPSLPSSPGHDDDDEPAERRDTPTTFYVKPELPERAPDSEKTRMLVEPSRGQRQYAIPSENIDDPPTAPVKPGDFAAAKNTFGPGNKYAKTAPIDTSQFPELQNLPPLGQFGPPNPGGFGAPTPTGSGVYAAPPPGMMGQPGMPPGMFRPPPMPGQLMTSQSNLPAVNIPGTTGPLPMGPGAPPPWMARAGQPTLAPPPPAGGGLAALVNFWQNAPPRTQLAIAVGSASGLVALLLILLWIIVR, encoded by the coding sequence ATGGCCCCCATTCGCCCCGAGCAAGCTCCGGCAGATGTACAGGCCGACGTCCCCGCGTTCCGTCCCGGTACCATCGTCGACGGTCGCTACCGCGTCCTCCGGCTCATCGGAGGCGGCGGCAACGGCCTCGTGCACGAGGTCGAGCACGTCCGCACCGGCCAGCGCCTGGCCCTCAAGTCCCTGCTCGATCCGACGACGTACCAGCGCCTCGAACAAGAGGCGCGCGCGACGAGCCTGCTGAAGAGCCCGCGCGCGGTGAAGATCGTCGACATGGGCATGAGCCCGACCGAGGGCCCGTACCTCGTGATGGAGCTGCTCGCCGGGCAGAGCCTGCGCGAGCTCTTGCACGAGGCGGGGCAGCTCCCGCTCGAGCTCACGGTCAACGTCGCGCTGCAGGTCGGCGAGTGCCTCGCCGAGGCGCATACGCAGGGCATCGTCCACCGTGATCTCAAGCCCGACAACATTCACCTCGGCCCGGGCCCGAGCCCCGGCGTCTACGACGTCAAGCTCCTCGACTTCGGCATCGTCAAGATCGCCAGCGACGCGCCCGTCCCCGGCGGCTCGCTCACGCGCACGGGCTCCACGGTCGGCACGCCGTACTACATGAGCCTGGAGCAGCTCCGGAACCCCTCGGGCGTCGACGGCCGCAGCGATCTCTACTCGCTCGGCGTCGTGCTTTACGAGTGCTTGACCGGCCGCAAGCCCTACGACGCGGACACCATCGGCGACCTCGTCTTCGCGCTCTGCTCGGGCCCGCCCACGGACATCGCGCGGCTGCGCCCCGATCTGCCGCAGCCCGTGGGCAAGGCGATCATGCGCGCGCTCGCGCCCGACCGCGACGATCGACAAGGCAGCGTGCTCGACCTCTGCCGCGAGCTCGCGCCGTTCGGCGATCGTTCCCTCTCCGCGTGGATGAACGAGCCGTCGCGCCCCGCCGCGCCCGAACCGCCGCGCCCCTCGCACGCAGGGCCTTTCGGCGGTGCGCCGACGCCCTCGGGCCTGCGGTCGATCCCGTCCAGCGAAGCGACCCAAGCCTTCCCGCTGCCCGACGGCCCCATGCCGCCGATCGACGAGCTCACGCCGTCCTTGCCGTCGAGCCCGGGACACGACGACGACGACGAGCCCGCCGAGCGGCGCGACACGCCCACGACGTTCTACGTCAAACCCGAACTGCCTGAACGCGCGCCCGACAGCGAGAAGACGCGCATGCTCGTCGAGCCGAGCCGCGGGCAACGCCAGTACGCGATCCCGTCGGAGAACATCGACGACCCGCCGACGGCGCCTGTCAAGCCGGGCGACTTCGCGGCCGCGAAAAACACGTTCGGCCCGGGCAACAAGTACGCGAAGACGGCGCCGATCGACACGAGCCAGTTCCCCGAGCTCCAGAACCTGCCGCCGCTCGGCCAGTTTGGTCCTCCAAATCCGGGCGGCTTCGGGGCGCCCACGCCGACGGGCTCCGGCGTCTACGCGGCGCCGCCTCCTGGCATGATGGGCCAGCCTGGGATGCCGCCGGGCATGTTCCGCCCGCCGCCCATGCCGGGCCAGCTCATGACCTCGCAGAGCAACCTGCCGGCCGTGAACATCCCCGGCACGACGGGCCCCTTGCCCATGGGCCCCGGCGCGCCGCCCCCGTGGATGGCGCGGGCCGGTCAGCCCACGCTGGCGCCTCCGCCGCCCGCGGGCGGCGGCCTCGCGGCGCTCGTGAATTTCTGGCAAAACGCCCCGCCGCGCACGCAGCTCGCCATTGCGGTGGGCAGCGCGAGTGGCCTCGTCGCGCTCCTGCTCATCCTGCTCTGGATCATCGTCCGCTAG